From the Clavibacter phaseoli genome, one window contains:
- a CDS encoding COX15/CtaA family protein, with the protein MTHGTDAGQSPSGSVLGQTLMVTRRLRERLPDGITRATRVLVWTTLVVQTLVVGTGGLVRLTGSGLGCPTWPRCTADSFVSTPEMGVHGIIEFGNRLLTFLLVIVAIATFLAVVRLRNRGRGLFSIALAIGLGIPAQGVIGGITVLTGLNPYIVGLHFVVSVVLVVLSTVLVWRTYHPLDEAERSVPSSFATLARITSVVVGITILVGIVVTGSGPHAGDQGAARNGLDPELLQHVHSWPAYTTFGLTIVLVAIAARNRWTAVSRWTRVLLAVEFVQIAVGLIQARTGLPEFLVGLHMVLACLLASAMTATLLSTTRRADTLRLTPAEVRRSAHVG; encoded by the coding sequence GTGACTCACGGCACCGATGCGGGGCAGTCTCCCAGTGGGAGCGTGCTAGGTCAGACCCTCATGGTCACGAGGCGGCTGCGGGAGCGGCTGCCGGACGGGATCACGCGGGCCACCCGCGTCCTCGTCTGGACGACGCTCGTCGTGCAGACCCTCGTCGTCGGCACGGGCGGGCTGGTGCGCCTCACGGGCTCCGGGCTCGGCTGCCCGACGTGGCCGCGGTGCACCGCCGACTCCTTCGTGTCGACGCCCGAGATGGGCGTGCACGGGATCATCGAGTTCGGCAACCGCCTGCTCACCTTCCTGCTGGTGATCGTCGCCATCGCCACGTTCCTCGCCGTCGTCCGGCTGCGGAACCGCGGTCGCGGGCTCTTCTCCATCGCGCTCGCCATCGGCCTGGGCATCCCCGCGCAGGGCGTCATCGGCGGCATCACGGTGCTGACGGGGCTGAACCCCTACATCGTGGGCCTGCACTTCGTCGTGTCGGTCGTGCTCGTCGTGCTCTCGACCGTGCTGGTCTGGCGCACCTACCACCCGCTCGACGAGGCCGAGCGCTCGGTCCCGTCCTCGTTCGCCACGCTCGCGCGCATCACATCGGTGGTCGTGGGCATCACGATCCTCGTCGGCATCGTCGTGACCGGATCCGGCCCCCACGCCGGCGACCAGGGCGCGGCGCGCAACGGGCTCGACCCGGAGCTGCTCCAGCACGTCCACAGCTGGCCGGCGTACACGACCTTCGGCCTCACGATCGTCCTCGTGGCCATAGCCGCCCGCAACCGGTGGACGGCTGTCTCGCGCTGGACCCGGGTGCTGCTCGCGGTCGAGTTCGTGCAGATCGCCGTCGGCCTCATCCAGGCGCGGACGGGCCTCCCCGAGTTCCTCGTGGGGCTGCACATGGTGCTGGCGTGCCTGCTGGCGTCCGCGATGACGGCGACGCTGCTCAGCACCACCCGACGCGCGGACACCCTCCGGCTCACGCCCGCGGAGGTGCGGCGCTCCGCCCACGTGGGCTGA
- the sufB gene encoding Fe-S cluster assembly protein SufB: protein MSDVLIDRPELESLGQYEFGWSDSDVAGASAKRGISPQVVADISRRKSEPEWMLANRMKGYELFGKKPMPTWGADLSGIDFDNIKYFVRSTEKQAQTWEDLPDDIKNTYERLGIPEAERQRLVSGVAAQYESEVVFHSIQKELEDQGVIFMDTDTALREHPDLFKEYFGTVIPAGDNKFAALNTAVWSGGSFVYVPKGVHVEIPLQAYFRINTENMGQFERTLIIADEGSYVHYIEGCTAPIYKSDSLHSAVVEIIVKKDARVRYTTIQNWSNNVYNLVTKRATAAEGATMEWIDGNIGSKVTMKYPSIYLMGERAKGETLSVAFAGPGQHQDAGAKMVHMAPYTQSSIVSKSIARGGGRAGYRGEIRVDAAAHHSANTVRCDALLVDTISRSDTYPAIDIRVDDVQLGHEATVSRVSEEQLFYLMSRGMPEDEAMAMIVRGFIEPIARELPMEYALELNKLIEMGMEGSVG, encoded by the coding sequence ATGTCAGATGTGCTCATCGACCGACCGGAGCTCGAGAGCCTGGGGCAGTACGAGTTCGGCTGGTCCGACTCGGACGTCGCCGGCGCCTCGGCCAAGCGCGGCATCTCCCCCCAGGTCGTCGCGGACATCTCGCGGCGCAAGAGCGAGCCCGAGTGGATGCTCGCCAACCGCATGAAGGGCTACGAGCTCTTCGGCAAGAAGCCCATGCCGACGTGGGGCGCCGACCTGTCCGGCATCGACTTCGACAACATCAAGTACTTCGTGCGCTCCACGGAGAAGCAGGCCCAGACGTGGGAGGACCTGCCCGACGACATCAAGAACACGTACGAGCGGCTCGGCATCCCCGAGGCGGAGCGCCAGCGCCTCGTCTCCGGCGTCGCGGCCCAGTACGAGTCCGAGGTCGTCTTCCACTCCATCCAGAAGGAGCTCGAGGACCAGGGCGTCATCTTCATGGACACCGACACGGCGCTGCGCGAGCACCCGGATCTGTTCAAGGAGTACTTCGGCACCGTCATCCCCGCCGGCGACAACAAGTTCGCCGCGCTCAACACCGCGGTCTGGTCGGGCGGCTCGTTCGTGTACGTGCCCAAGGGCGTCCACGTCGAGATCCCGCTGCAGGCGTACTTCCGCATCAACACCGAGAACATGGGCCAGTTCGAGCGGACGCTGATTATCGCGGACGAGGGCAGCTACGTCCACTACATCGAGGGCTGCACCGCCCCCATCTACAAGTCCGACTCGCTGCACTCCGCGGTCGTCGAGATCATCGTGAAGAAGGACGCCCGCGTCCGGTACACGACCATCCAGAACTGGTCGAACAACGTCTACAACCTCGTCACCAAGCGCGCGACGGCGGCCGAGGGCGCGACCATGGAGTGGATCGACGGCAACATCGGCTCCAAGGTCACGATGAAGTACCCCTCCATCTACCTCATGGGCGAGCGCGCCAAGGGCGAGACCCTCTCGGTCGCCTTCGCGGGCCCCGGCCAGCACCAGGACGCCGGCGCGAAGATGGTGCACATGGCGCCGTACACGCAGTCGTCGATCGTCTCCAAGTCCATCGCGCGCGGCGGCGGCCGGGCCGGCTACCGCGGCGAGATCCGCGTGGACGCGGCGGCGCACCACTCCGCCAACACCGTCCGCTGCGACGCCCTGCTGGTCGACACCATCTCCCGCTCCGACACGTACCCCGCGATCGACATCCGCGTGGACGACGTCCAGCTCGGCCACGAGGCCACGGTCTCGCGCGTCAGCGAGGAGCAGCTGTTCTACCTGATGAGCCGGGGCATGCCCGAGGACGAGGCCATGGCCATGATCGTCCGCGGCTTCATCGAGCCCATCGCCCGAGAGCTGCCCATGGAGTACGCGCTCGAACTCAACAAGCTCATCGAGATGGGCATGGAAGGATCCGTCGGCTAG
- the sufD gene encoding Fe-S cluster assembly protein SufD: MTTPLATTEAVAPLGNGARPHTDGGWGVIPIQTRSERFTSTDVEAFEAVTGREAVWKLTPVRKLDDLISGELDGSRYPFASSDAAGTSVSWIPRDDARIGTAGAPEDRAQANAWSSFGEALAIDVTGEERVTVTVGRSELGSAPRAAHTVITAARFSRGVVILDNVGSASLVENVEIIVGDQAELTVVTVQQWDDEARHLAAHQAVVGRDAKLKHVVVTLGGSIVRVNPSAHLSNEGADGELLGVYFADAGQHLEQQVYVDHDAPNTRSRVTYKGALQGKGARTVWIGDVLIRRSAPGTDSYEQNRNLVLTDGTRADSVPNLEIETGDIAGAGHASATGRFDDEQLFYLQARGITEEEARRLVVRGFLSEIVQQIGVPDLEERLQAAIEAELSASTGSAAGAGAR, from the coding sequence ATGACGACCCCACTCGCCACCACCGAAGCCGTCGCCCCCCTGGGGAACGGCGCCCGACCGCACACCGACGGAGGGTGGGGCGTCATCCCCATCCAGACCCGCTCCGAGCGCTTCACGTCCACGGACGTCGAGGCGTTCGAGGCCGTCACCGGCCGCGAGGCCGTCTGGAAGCTGACGCCCGTCCGCAAGCTCGACGACCTCATCTCGGGTGAGCTCGACGGCTCGCGGTACCCGTTCGCCAGCTCCGACGCGGCCGGCACGTCCGTCTCCTGGATCCCCCGGGACGACGCGCGCATCGGCACCGCGGGAGCCCCCGAGGACCGTGCCCAGGCCAACGCCTGGTCGTCCTTCGGCGAGGCGCTCGCCATCGACGTCACGGGGGAGGAGCGCGTCACCGTCACGGTCGGCCGCTCCGAGCTCGGGTCCGCGCCGCGCGCCGCGCACACCGTCATCACAGCGGCGCGGTTCAGCCGCGGCGTCGTCATCCTCGACAACGTCGGATCCGCGTCCCTCGTCGAGAACGTCGAGATCATCGTGGGCGACCAGGCCGAGCTCACGGTCGTCACCGTGCAGCAGTGGGACGACGAGGCGCGCCACCTGGCCGCGCACCAGGCCGTCGTCGGCCGCGACGCCAAGCTCAAGCACGTCGTGGTGACGCTCGGCGGATCCATCGTCCGGGTCAACCCCTCGGCGCACCTCTCGAACGAGGGCGCGGACGGCGAGCTGCTCGGCGTGTACTTCGCTGACGCGGGCCAGCACCTCGAGCAGCAGGTCTACGTCGACCACGACGCCCCCAACACCCGCAGCCGCGTCACCTACAAGGGGGCGCTGCAGGGCAAGGGCGCGCGCACCGTCTGGATCGGCGACGTCCTCATCCGCCGCTCCGCGCCCGGCACCGACAGCTACGAGCAGAACCGCAACCTCGTCCTCACGGACGGCACGCGCGCGGACTCGGTCCCGAACCTCGAGATCGAGACCGGCGACATCGCCGGCGCCGGTCACGCGAGCGCCACGGGCCGCTTCGACGACGAGCAGCTGTTCTACCTGCAGGCCCGCGGGATCACGGAGGAGGAGGCGCGCCGCCTCGTCGTCCGCGGCTTCCTCAGCGAGATCGTCCAGCAGATCGGCGTCCCCGACCTCGAGGAGCGGCTGCAGGCCGCCATCGAGGCCGAGCTCTCCGCCTCCACGGGCTCCGCGGCCGGGGCGGGCGCGCGATGA
- a CDS encoding non-heme iron oxygenase ferredoxin subunit, producing the protein MTAVRICAVEELGENEALRIEIEGLAIALVKDSSGTVHAIGDTCTHGDISLAEGFVEGDTLECWAHGSKFSLETGKPRTLPAYEPVPVYPVSIVDGDIHIDTTPKS; encoded by the coding sequence ATGACCGCCGTCCGCATCTGCGCCGTCGAGGAGCTCGGCGAGAACGAGGCCCTCCGCATCGAGATCGAGGGCCTCGCCATCGCGCTCGTGAAGGACTCCTCGGGCACGGTGCACGCCATCGGCGACACCTGCACGCACGGCGACATCTCGCTCGCCGAGGGATTCGTCGAGGGCGACACCCTGGAGTGCTGGGCCCACGGGTCGAAGTTCTCCCTCGAGACGGGCAAGCCGCGCACGCTGCCGGCCTACGAGCCCGTCCCCGTCTACCCCGTGTCGATCGTGGACGGCGACATCCACATCGACACCACCCCGAAGAGCTAG
- the sufC gene encoding Fe-S cluster assembly ATPase SufC: MSTLTITDLHVSVDTEQGRKQILKGVDLTINEGEIHAIMGPNGSGKSTLAYTISGHPKYHVDSGSITLDGVEVLDMTVDERARAGLFLAMQYPVEIPGVTTTNFLRTAKTAIDGEAPAIRGWIKDVRTSMAALKMDPAFAERNVNEGFSGGEKKRNEVLQLELLKPKFAVLDETDSGLDVDALKIVSEGVNRAKANTGLGLLLITHYTRILRYIQPDFVHVFVAGRVAEQGGRELADRLEEEGYDRFLAPSTTVTA, translated from the coding sequence ATGTCAACTCTCACCATCACCGACCTGCACGTCAGCGTCGACACCGAGCAGGGTCGCAAGCAGATCCTCAAGGGGGTCGACCTCACGATCAACGAGGGCGAGATCCACGCGATCATGGGCCCGAACGGCTCGGGCAAGTCCACGCTGGCGTACACGATCTCGGGCCACCCGAAGTACCACGTCGACTCCGGCTCCATCACGCTCGACGGCGTCGAGGTCCTCGACATGACGGTGGACGAGCGCGCCCGCGCGGGCCTGTTCCTCGCCATGCAGTACCCGGTCGAGATCCCCGGCGTCACCACCACCAACTTCCTCCGGACCGCGAAGACTGCGATCGACGGCGAGGCCCCGGCCATCCGCGGCTGGATCAAGGACGTCCGGACCTCCATGGCGGCGCTCAAGATGGACCCCGCGTTCGCGGAGCGCAACGTCAACGAGGGCTTCTCCGGCGGCGAGAAGAAGCGCAACGAGGTCCTCCAGCTCGAGCTGCTGAAGCCGAAGTTCGCGGTGCTCGACGAGACCGACTCCGGACTCGACGTCGACGCGCTCAAGATCGTCTCCGAGGGCGTCAACCGCGCCAAGGCGAACACGGGCCTCGGGCTCCTGCTCATCACGCACTACACGCGCATCCTCCGCTACATCCAGCCCGACTTCGTGCACGTGTTCGTCGCGGGCCGCGTCGCCGAGCAGGGCGGCCGCGAGCTGGCCGACCGTCTCGAGGAGGAGGGCTACGACCGCTTCCTGGCGCCCTCCACCACGGTGACGGCGTGA
- a CDS encoding metal-sulfur cluster assembly factor produces the protein MDPELGINVVDLGLIYDLAWDDENDALIIHMTLTSAGCPLTDVLEEQTAEALDGVVAAFRINWVWMPPWGPDRITDDGRDMMRALGFSM, from the coding sequence ATGGATCCCGAGCTCGGGATCAACGTGGTCGACCTGGGCCTCATCTACGACCTCGCGTGGGACGACGAGAACGACGCGCTCATCATCCACATGACGCTGACGTCGGCGGGCTGCCCGCTCACCGACGTGCTCGAGGAGCAGACGGCGGAGGCGCTCGACGGCGTCGTCGCCGCGTTCCGCATCAACTGGGTGTGGATGCCGCCGTGGGGTCCGGACCGGATCACCGACGATGGCCGCGACATGATGCGGGCGCTCGGCTTCTCCATGTGA
- a CDS encoding ABC-F family ATP-binding cassette domain-containing protein — protein sequence MLAVHDLELRVGARVLMEDVSFRVSPGDKIGLVGRNGAGKTTLTKILAGEGQPTGGRIDRSGEIGYLPQDPRSGNPEDLARTRILDARGLGTLSLDMQRAMLDMASTDEKVSAKAMKDYGRLEERFVALGGYAAEAEAASIASNLSLPDRILDQPLSTLSGGQRRRIELARILFSGADTMLLDEPTNHLDADSVTWLREFLKGYQGGLIVISHDVELVGDTVNRVFYLDANRMVIDIYNMGWKHYQRQRAADEERRKKERANVEKKAGVLQLQAAKFGAKASKAAAAHQMVRRAEKMLSGLEEVRAVDRVAKLRFPEPVACGRTPLMASDLSKNYGSLEIFTAVDLAIDRGSKVVILGLNGAGKTTLLRILAGVDQPDTGRLEPGHGLRIGYYAQEHETIDVKRSVLENMVSSSPDISEMEARRVLGSFLFTGDDSSKPAGVLSGGEKTRLALAMIVVSGANVLLLDEPTNNLDPASREEILGALNTYSGAVVLVSHDSGAVEALNPERVLIMPEGTEDHWSPDYMDLIELA from the coding sequence GTGCTCGCTGTACACGACCTGGAGCTGCGCGTCGGCGCCCGCGTCCTCATGGAGGACGTCTCGTTCCGGGTGAGCCCGGGAGACAAGATCGGCCTCGTCGGCCGCAACGGCGCCGGCAAGACGACGCTCACCAAGATCCTCGCGGGGGAGGGCCAGCCCACCGGCGGCCGCATCGACCGCTCCGGCGAGATCGGGTACCTCCCGCAGGACCCGCGCTCCGGCAACCCCGAGGACCTCGCGCGGACGCGCATCCTCGACGCCCGCGGGCTCGGCACGCTGTCCCTCGACATGCAGCGCGCGATGCTCGACATGGCGTCCACCGACGAGAAGGTCTCCGCGAAGGCGATGAAGGACTACGGCCGGCTCGAGGAGCGCTTCGTGGCGCTCGGCGGGTACGCGGCCGAGGCCGAGGCCGCGTCGATCGCGAGCAACCTGAGCCTGCCCGACCGCATCCTCGACCAGCCGCTCAGCACCCTCTCCGGCGGCCAGCGCCGCCGCATCGAGCTCGCGCGCATCCTGTTCTCCGGCGCCGACACGATGCTCCTCGACGAGCCCACCAACCACCTCGACGCCGACTCCGTCACCTGGCTCCGCGAGTTCCTCAAGGGGTACCAGGGCGGGCTGATCGTGATCAGCCACGACGTGGAGCTCGTCGGCGACACCGTGAACCGCGTCTTCTACCTCGACGCGAACCGCATGGTCATCGACATCTACAACATGGGCTGGAAGCACTACCAGCGCCAGCGCGCCGCCGACGAGGAGCGCCGCAAGAAGGAGCGCGCCAACGTCGAGAAGAAGGCGGGCGTCCTCCAGCTGCAGGCCGCGAAGTTCGGCGCCAAGGCGTCGAAGGCCGCCGCCGCCCACCAGATGGTGCGGCGCGCGGAGAAGATGCTGTCCGGCCTCGAGGAGGTGCGCGCCGTCGACCGCGTCGCCAAGCTGCGCTTCCCCGAGCCCGTCGCCTGCGGCCGCACACCGCTCATGGCGAGCGACCTCAGCAAGAACTACGGCTCGCTCGAGATCTTCACGGCGGTCGACCTCGCGATCGACCGCGGCAGCAAGGTCGTCATCCTGGGGCTCAACGGCGCGGGCAAGACGACGCTGCTGCGGATCCTCGCGGGCGTCGACCAGCCCGACACCGGCCGGCTCGAGCCCGGCCACGGCCTGCGCATCGGCTACTACGCGCAGGAGCACGAGACGATCGACGTGAAGCGCAGCGTGCTGGAGAACATGGTCTCCTCCTCGCCCGACATCTCCGAGATGGAGGCGCGCCGCGTGCTCGGCTCGTTCCTCTTTACGGGCGACGACTCGTCGAAGCCCGCAGGTGTCCTGTCCGGCGGTGAGAAGACGCGCCTCGCCCTCGCGATGATCGTCGTGTCCGGCGCCAACGTGCTGCTGCTCGACGAGCCCACCAACAACCTCGACCCCGCGAGCCGCGAGGAGATCCTCGGCGCGCTCAACACGTACTCCGGCGCCGTGGTGCTCGTCAGCCACGACTCGGGCGCGGTCGAGGCGCTCAACCCCGAGCGTGTGCTGATCATGCCGGAGGGTACCGAGGACCACTGGAGCCCCGACTACATGGACCTCATCGAGCTGGCCTGA
- a CDS encoding SURF1 family protein codes for MSRWRFVLNRRWAGYLLVAVVFSIACVLLSHWQFARRDEALAEIAKVEDNWDRAPQPVDQVLADASAYVDTQKWTPVTMTGTYLVDQQLLARNRPFNGQPGFEVLTPLRLDDGRVFVVDRGWVPIGNSQDSPDSVPAPPAGEVTVTARLKAGEPELPGRSAPEGQIATVNLPDIAERVGSPTFTGAYGLLISEDPAPADAAPFATPRPEEDEGPHLSYAFQWLVFAIIAFVGLGVAIRNEYRIINADDPEEQDRERARQAKRARKQPSDADVEDRILDEAR; via the coding sequence ATGAGCCGCTGGCGCTTCGTCCTCAACCGCAGGTGGGCCGGGTACCTCCTCGTGGCCGTCGTCTTCTCCATCGCGTGCGTCCTGCTCAGCCACTGGCAGTTCGCGCGACGCGACGAGGCCCTCGCCGAGATCGCCAAGGTCGAGGACAACTGGGATCGCGCTCCCCAGCCCGTCGACCAGGTGCTCGCCGACGCGTCGGCGTACGTCGACACGCAGAAGTGGACCCCGGTCACCATGACCGGCACCTACCTGGTGGACCAGCAGCTGCTCGCCCGCAACCGCCCCTTCAACGGGCAGCCCGGCTTCGAGGTACTGACGCCCCTGCGGCTCGACGACGGGCGCGTGTTCGTGGTCGACCGCGGCTGGGTGCCCATCGGCAACTCGCAGGACTCCCCGGACTCCGTCCCCGCGCCGCCCGCCGGCGAGGTCACGGTGACGGCACGGCTCAAGGCCGGCGAGCCGGAGCTGCCGGGTCGCTCCGCGCCCGAGGGCCAGATCGCCACCGTCAACCTGCCGGACATCGCCGAGCGCGTCGGATCCCCCACGTTCACGGGCGCGTACGGCCTGCTGATCTCCGAGGATCCCGCCCCCGCCGACGCCGCGCCGTTCGCGACGCCGCGCCCGGAGGAGGACGAGGGCCCGCACCTCTCCTACGCGTTCCAGTGGCTGGTGTTCGCGATCATCGCGTTCGTCGGCCTCGGCGTCGCGATCCGCAACGAGTACCGCATCATCAACGCCGACGATCCCGAGGAGCAGGACCGCGAGCGCGCGCGCCAGGCCAAGCGCGCCCGGAAGCAGCCCTCGGATGCCGACGTCGAGGACCGGATCCTCGACGAGGCGCGCTGA
- a CDS encoding DUF3099 domain-containing protein produces the protein MVKYTIAMSIRMVCILSCLFLQGWWLAVAAIGAIVLPYFAVILANVGGNQGTAVERPGGVVVVSARHSGFPPPAEPYVPSEPFRASEPFTTPEPFTTYETGRAPEPTRASDVRPTTAGGTAAPDTPTDA, from the coding sequence ATGGTGAAGTACACCATCGCCATGAGCATCCGCATGGTCTGCATCCTGTCCTGCCTCTTCCTCCAGGGCTGGTGGCTGGCCGTCGCCGCCATCGGCGCGATCGTGCTCCCCTACTTCGCGGTCATCCTGGCGAACGTGGGCGGCAACCAGGGCACCGCGGTCGAGCGCCCCGGCGGCGTGGTCGTCGTGTCCGCCCGCCACTCCGGCTTCCCGCCGCCCGCCGAGCCCTACGTGCCGTCCGAGCCCTTCCGCGCGTCGGAGCCGTTCACCACGCCCGAGCCGTTCACGACCTACGAGACGGGGCGCGCGCCGGAGCCGACCCGCGCCTCCGACGTGCGTCCGACGACCGCGGGCGGCACGGCCGCGCCCGACACCCCGACCGACGCGTGA
- the fabG gene encoding 3-oxoacyl-ACP reductase FabG: MSTSRTVVVTGGNRGIGYAIAEEMLRRGHRVAVTARSGQGPEGSLTVRADVTDAASVDAAFTEVEAAYGPVEVVVANAGITRDTLMMRMSDDDFTEVVDTNLGGAFRVVKRASKGMLKARFGRIVLISSVVGLYGSGGQVNYAASKSGLVGLARSVTRELGARGITANVVAPGFIETDMTAELPEATAAEYKKSIPAGRYGTAAEVAGAVAWVSSDEAAYISGAVIPVDGGLGMGH, encoded by the coding sequence ATGAGCACCTCACGCACCGTCGTCGTCACCGGAGGCAACAGGGGGATCGGGTACGCGATCGCCGAGGAGATGCTGCGCCGCGGCCACCGCGTCGCCGTCACCGCGCGCTCCGGCCAGGGCCCCGAGGGCAGCCTCACGGTGCGCGCCGACGTCACCGACGCCGCCTCCGTCGACGCCGCGTTCACCGAGGTCGAGGCCGCCTACGGACCTGTCGAGGTCGTTGTCGCGAACGCGGGCATCACGCGCGACACCCTCATGATGCGCATGAGCGACGACGACTTCACCGAGGTGGTCGACACGAACCTGGGCGGCGCGTTCCGCGTCGTCAAGCGCGCGTCGAAGGGCATGCTCAAGGCGCGCTTCGGCCGCATCGTCCTCATCTCCAGCGTCGTCGGGCTCTACGGCTCCGGCGGCCAGGTCAACTACGCGGCCTCCAAGAGCGGGCTCGTCGGCCTCGCCCGCTCCGTCACGCGCGAGCTCGGCGCCCGTGGCATCACCGCCAACGTGGTCGCGCCCGGCTTCATCGAGACCGACATGACGGCGGAGCTGCCCGAGGCCACCGCGGCCGAGTACAAGAAGTCCATCCCGGCCGGCCGCTACGGCACCGCCGCCGAGGTCGCGGGCGCCGTGGCGTGGGTGTCCTCGGACGAGGCCGCCTACATCTCCGGCGCCGTGATCCCCGTCGACGGCGGCCTCGGCATGGGCCACTGA
- a CDS encoding phosphotransferase enzyme family protein, whose amino-acid sequence MSDLLAAWDTGPAALTELGATHNHAYRVDADGGSRYLLRLHVARRKQHEIDLELDWLDVLAARGWPSVPGPQRTRDGSWTATVEVAVPDDDEVGLRRAVVGASGERVERRLASLLTWHDGEMLSSLPASSDAGPFAETLAALHAAGADPAAVALAGQRRRYDADYASARLQRLVEGYPGIMADGSTAEALAGAIEELRGTLAEAGPPIMVHGDYHPGNLIQGPAGVSVIDFDRCGLGPAGLDVAAAIMYLAPRQRAQFHRAYTAAGGSTGVPDERFGAFIFLAYLDNVTHLASLPSERERMPANIAQLAAIARAVVTG is encoded by the coding sequence GTGTCCGACCTCCTGGCGGCCTGGGATACGGGTCCCGCCGCGCTCACCGAGCTGGGGGCCACGCACAACCACGCCTACCGCGTCGACGCCGACGGCGGATCCCGCTACCTGCTGCGCCTGCACGTCGCGCGCCGGAAGCAGCACGAGATCGACCTGGAGCTCGACTGGCTCGACGTGCTCGCGGCGCGCGGCTGGCCCTCGGTGCCCGGACCGCAGCGCACGCGCGACGGATCCTGGACGGCGACCGTCGAGGTCGCCGTCCCGGACGACGACGAGGTGGGCCTCCGCCGCGCGGTGGTCGGGGCGTCGGGAGAGCGCGTCGAGCGGCGCCTCGCGAGCCTGCTCACGTGGCACGACGGCGAGATGCTGAGCAGCCTCCCCGCCTCGTCGGACGCGGGGCCGTTCGCCGAGACGCTGGCCGCCCTGCACGCGGCCGGCGCGGATCCGGCGGCCGTCGCGCTCGCGGGCCAGCGCCGCCGCTACGACGCCGACTACGCGAGCGCGCGCCTGCAGCGCCTCGTCGAGGGGTACCCGGGCATCATGGCCGACGGCTCCACCGCGGAGGCGCTGGCCGGCGCGATCGAGGAGCTCCGCGGCACGCTGGCGGAGGCCGGGCCGCCGATCATGGTGCACGGCGACTACCACCCGGGCAACCTGATCCAAGGGCCGGCCGGCGTCTCCGTCATCGACTTCGACCGCTGCGGGCTGGGCCCGGCCGGCCTCGACGTCGCCGCGGCGATCATGTACCTGGCGCCCCGGCAGCGCGCGCAGTTCCACCGCGCCTACACGGCGGCGGGCGGCAGCACGGGCGTCCCGGACGAGCGCTTCGGCGCGTTCATCTTCCTGGCGTACCTCGACAACGTGACCCACCTCGCGAGCCTGCCGTCGGAGCGGGAGCGGATGCCCGCGAACATCGCCCAGCTCGCGGCGATCGCCCGGGCCGTCGTCACGGGCTGA
- the serB gene encoding phosphoserine phosphatase SerB: MSAVRPLTPPARAASPVASALPRMLVVLDVDSTLIEDEAIELLAAEAGSLDEVAAVTDRAMRGELDFAESLRSRVATLAGLPATVHRAVGSRIRVTPGAERLIQGLHDAGHVVAVVSGGFHELLDPLAERLGLDLWRANRLETADGRLTGRVAGPVIDAAAKRAAVEEWSAGLGIPLARVVAVGDGANDLEMMAVAGLSVAFDAKPAVRRSADVCVDRRDLAQVLALVGLPR; encoded by the coding sequence GTGAGCGCCGTCCGCCCGCTGACGCCGCCCGCCCGGGCGGCGTCGCCCGTAGCCAGCGCCCTCCCGCGCATGCTCGTCGTGCTCGACGTCGACTCCACCCTCATCGAGGACGAGGCCATCGAGCTGCTCGCCGCCGAGGCCGGCTCGCTCGACGAGGTCGCCGCCGTCACCGACCGCGCGATGCGCGGCGAGCTCGACTTCGCAGAGAGCCTGCGCTCGCGGGTCGCGACGCTGGCCGGGCTCCCGGCGACGGTGCACCGGGCGGTCGGATCCCGGATCCGCGTCACACCGGGGGCCGAGCGCCTGATCCAAGGGCTGCACGACGCCGGCCATGTCGTCGCCGTGGTCTCGGGCGGCTTCCACGAGCTGCTGGATCCGCTCGCCGAGCGCCTGGGGCTCGACCTCTGGCGCGCCAACCGGCTCGAGACGGCCGACGGGCGCCTGACAGGGCGCGTCGCGGGACCGGTCATCGACGCCGCCGCCAAGCGCGCGGCCGTCGAGGAGTGGAGCGCCGGGCTCGGCATACCTCTCGCGCGCGTCGTGGCGGTCGGCGACGGCGCCAACGACCTCGAGATGATGGCGGTCGCGGGGCTCTCCGTCGCCTTCGACGCGAAGCCCGCGGTCCGCCGGAGCGCCGACGTGTGCGTCGACCGCCGGGACCTGGCGCAGGTGCTCGCGCTCGTCGGCCTCCCCCGCTGA